In Corylus avellana chromosome ca8, CavTom2PMs-1.0, the genomic stretch AAGGGATGTCAGCATACATGCCAGCAAGAGCACAACGTATACACTCCAAGACTGTGAAAAGGTAAGCAAATGCCACAGCTGTCCAGAAGTGCAACCCCACTTTACCCCAGTAGACAGCAAGTGGCATCCAACGGCTCACAGTCCCTATCACCTGCAAGGCAATCTCCAACAACATGCCCATTACCACATGAAATCTGAAATAGTGAGGCCATTCCTTCCTTCTCACCACTCCAAGATATGctacaaaaaaatatgccaTCAAGAACCAGCTCGGCAACTGCCCAATGGCAATAAGAAATGGGTATGTTAAGAATTCAAAATTCTCCAAGAAGGGGTGCAGGTTATATGCTGTCTCAGCATACATCCATGTCTCGTGGAGAGGCATTAAATAGGGGAGGCAGGCCAATGCCCTCCACCACCATCTTGGCTTCTTGGTCATTGGAGGGAAGCGGAAACTGTATGGAACATCCTTTGATGCTCGAGGGGTCATATGAGATCTGTGTCGCCTTGGTAGCAAGGGGATTGTGCGTAAAAGGCTACCTTGATCCCCACTTAAAAGTGGGGTTGAAGCAGCTGAAAGGTGCAAGAGTGGCTTACCTACAAttaagaataaacaaatatagAAATTACGGCATTTGAGAAGCTCCATAACATTGGATCATCATCTGGATGCGAAATGATACAGGGTACAAAGAATATAAGACAAGGCCGTTCATGTGCCTATAGCCAACCAAGACTTACCCTCCTGATGAGATCCCCTTGAGCTCATGCTTGAAAATGTGGCCTTAGCAGGCAAACAAGAAATGCATGTGAAGAATGAGCCACGGGCTATGGTGGGCTTACCCGCCCTCGAATTCAAAAGGCCACACCCAGAGGGCATTGTGCATCCATTTAGTATCATAGTGAAGTACCTGTTTAAAAACCAATATATTAACAAGAAAGTTTGAAATAGATCAGCATAGGAGGAGCAAATAGAAGTGATCAAATGCAAGAAGTAACCCTCCCATTCTCTGGTAAGCATGTTTCCATTGATAAACACACACTCCTGTGCTGAATACAACCAGAAATGTTAAATGAGTGGAAGTATTACCCCTTAAGAAGAATAGCACATAAACATTTAAAAGCACTCCAACAATAAGAAAGGCAACCGGTCTGATGATATTATACAGCAAGGTCAACAGACGTGCATGTATGCATTCCTAAATATAGGAATCGACATATTGACCATCATAAACAGAAGAAGCCACGCGCTTATTAAAACCAACTTTCGCACCAATGACCTACGTTATCGATCTCTAAGCTTTTTAATACTAAAATTGTTCCACCTGTACCAATTTTGGACTGATGGCCAATACATCATTAACCAAATGCTTTCAAATTATGTTCACCACCAATAACACCCAAATACTGATTTGAGAGATGCTGTATTGCCAATCTAGAATACCAGTCTTCAACGGGAAGGAGCAGGAAATGCATAATAGATATGATGAAGGGAATAGGCCACACTAGTATAATGACTTATCAAGCAACCTATTTTTCCGTCTCTCTTCTCCCTTCTCTTCTCTcatttctgttttcttttacaTGATATTGGCAACTCTTAAGCTCAATCGTCAACTTATCGAGCTACTAATATTTTCCCAAACCCGAATAAATGTATCacaagttctctctctctctctctctctctctatctatctatctatctatcttcCCCTTAGTAGATAGGGAAATGATATACCTTCTGGTAACACATAGCCACACTATTAGGCAAGCCATCAGTAACATCAAATAATCACAAATGGGACACTAGAAATAGGATCCTTGCGAAGACCTCTTCATTCATTTGCGCTATTCTACCATTTCAACCTCTTCGCAAATTGTACAACAATACTTTCCAAGGGAAATATCATGAATTAGCGTTCCAATCTTTCCTTTCAAGTTCTTCTAGTTACCATCGCATAAAACTCATACccaactccaaaaaaaaaaagaagtcccAGTATATAAACATACATATACACTATGGTGAAAGTACCAACATTTCCAAAGTCTATAAATACGCAAATGCCGCCATTGTTTACCAAGCATTATATCACGAAAGTAAACTAAAACCACCAAAAGAACATACAGATAAACCACAACCGTACAGAAATAGAGAAATTACCTTGAACCAGAGCCCCTTGCAATACTACTCTGAAGTTACCACTTCTAGGGTTCTCCGCTAATTTTTTCTCGGCCTCATCGTCTCTGTCACTGCTGCCTCTGTCCGTTGGATTAGTCTGAAATACGTTATCTACATCATATCCTTAGTGGGCTCAGATCCATTCATATCCGGCCCAGATGGATAAACCTGGGCCCGTGAGGCCCATATGACATTTGTGTCGGCTTTTGCAGAAAAAGCGGTACAAAGTAGAACGCGTTGTGCGCACTCCACGTGGTCGAGAAGAAAGCAGGGGAGGATTGCCCATTTCCTGGTTTCACTGCGAAgaaagagatgagagagagcgaaagaaaagagaaatagagaaacGTGGCTCAATTCCCCATAAGTCTCACCCACATTTCACACACAGACACAGACAGACACACTCGAGACCGTCATAACGATCGGCGCCCCTCTCTGCCGCGAAAATCAACCGAACCCCTACCCCACGACGTCATATTCACACCGTTTAAGTCTCTCTCTACCGAAGAGCTTTCTCTTCTCCAACTTCCTCTGCAACCCTAGGCCCAAACGGTGCGTTCCGCTTCAAgcattctttccatatttatGCTATTTTTGTTGCTCACAGAAAACGGTTCTTAGACAGTATGAAAGCactaggtgtttttttttttttcagtgtaAGCTATTGTTTGATTTCGATCGAAACTTACTGctattttgtggtttttttattttgtttttcatttgttCGTTCTTTTTGTTTCAGTTAATTACAAACTTAGGTAAAAATATATCTGTGTGtatggatttatttatttagttaatttttCCTATGTTAttgttcattttatattttttgcgATTGTTGAATCTGGAGATATTTCTGTAAGGTTAAATTAGGTTGTGATTATTTCAAAATTCTTGTGGTTGTGATTTCAGTTTAGGTtaaattttgttgtgatttttgaATTGGAAACTGGAGACGAGGTTTATGGACTTCGAGCTTTTAGATTCTATAACCAAttgattgtttcctttttgaTGCCGAAGTTAATTTTGCACTCAACAAAGACAGGAAATGCTCTACTATGACTTAAAGCAACTTATTGGTGTGAATTTGGTATATGTAATGATAGTTTCTCCGCTGTACGGCTTGAATGTTTCTCAATATGCTTGAAAGATACGCTAGACTGTGTTGCTCTTTTTGCAAATGAAAAAACTCTATGAGTTTCTATTTTAGAAGTTTTTTCATTTCTGATTTGCAAAAGTGCGAGTAATAGGCATTTTCACATGTCATCAGGTGACTCCAGTGCGTGtgcatatgtgtgtgtgtgtgagagagagatgcCCTTGAATTTGGCTTTCACTATGCTGTTCAGTAAACGTCTGTTCTTTTTTGAACCCTGTGGAGTTTATTTTGGCTTAGTTCTTCACATTAGATTTCAGTTTCTACTCGGATTTCCATTGCCGTTCTGCCAAATTGTTGTCGTCTTAATATGCTATTTTGAAATCATAAAGATGTAATCACTATGGAAGTACTCTGTGATTGTTGTTCCCCCTTATTCCGTTTTCTCAATTTGCTTAACATAtcaaagatgcaattaattatttttcaagctCTAGGGTGGCATGTTTAACTGTTTTTCACCTTGCCTGAGAGGGATTTTAGATTGTATATTTACCCAATTGGTTTTTTGTGAATAGGATTGCTAGTCAGTTATTGATAATCACTCACACTATGAGTTATAATTATCTCTTGCCTTTTCTGTGGAAGAACTATTACTGCAATCATCTGCTTAGAGCTTTGACTTTGAGGcagttttgatattttatatatcTAATTTCTTACTTGGCAATTAAAATTATTGCtgtttttgtgcatttttcagGATGAAGTAGCATTCCAGCTATTTAGTGAGAAAAATGGTCTGAAGTATgtattaaattttattgttcttaattttttattgtattccATTGCTTTTTCATTAGTGAATGTTTACATTAATAATAGCCTGATGTTGACATTTTTTGGCAAGTCAGGATAAACTAGTCATCCATTTTGTACTTTGTGCTTCCTCTTGCGGTAGACTTTCTAGTGATCATGGGGTCAGCTTGTTGTGTTGCTGCAAGGGATAAAACCCTCGCCCAAGGAGCTGTAGGTGAAACTTTGCATAGGAATGTCATCCATTCACCATCATGGAGCTGCCGGTGGGATAGTAGAGGGCGTGTGGCTGGCGAAATTGAGAATCCGTCCGATCACGTGTCCCATGCAATCAGCAGGAATTATAGCATGGAGTTAAAAGGGTCCTTAGATTCTGAAAGAGGTAATTTGTCTGATGTGGGAAGCCTCATGGACAATTTTGGAACACCCACCTCTCTGAAGTCTCCAGTTCATGAAGGAGTTGATGTGAATCTGATGACTCCACATTCAGGTAAATCCTTGTAATGTATAGTTTGCCTGCAAGGTATTGTTTGGATGCATCAAAGTGATTTAGACATTTAAActtcaattattatttatttattttaaatcaaacTTCAAACCTTTTCCCCCATTTCACCCTTTGTCTACGTTATTTAAGCCATTTTGTCTTCGAAAACTATTTTTTCAGACTAGGTACAATGTGTTGAACTTTCGTCCTCTGACAAACAAGAAATGCTTTTCAgttgaaaatattgttttgcCTACCCCCTTGATGATGAAAGACACAACAATGCTTTCTTGCTTGGCCTCAAGAGGAAATCCTGGTTTTGCTGTAATTGTTTCAAAATGGATATTAATGTTGATACTTTCTTCAAGTAATTGTTGTCTATGGTGCTTCCGTTTAGGCAGAAGAACATGTCCATAAAGTGTAGTTACTGTAGAAATTACAATACAGAAATTTCATCTGTCTGTGTCAGGATGTGACATTCGTCCCTGaacacatgtcacaattttGTTATGTTGTAAATTACTGTGTCAGGATGTGACATAGTAATGTACCTGCCTTCCTCCTACCTGCCTCCCCTTTCCCTTTTGCATTGTgattcttttgtctttttctttggaGTACTTGGCTTACGCAATGCTCCTTTTGGATTTTCTAAGCTTAAAACCAATATAAGATGCTTTTTAATGGATCTTAATGTGCTCATGCACTTGGCCACACCTCTGTTATCGTGCTATAGGAAAAATAACAAAGGGATGATCATGTACAATTTACAACTCACATATCTCTGGATTTAGTGGTGCAAAGTCCCTTGGTTTGCCTTCCCACTTCCATTTCATATGACACTGGATTAAGGCTTTCCCATTTCCATTTCATATTGTAGTGCAATATAGTGATTTGGTTTGTGGATTGATGTATTTTGTTGCTTGCATCTTCTGTCCACTGATGTTCTTGTGCTTGCTGCAGATCTGTCGATGGCAAGCAATTTTTCTACAGAGGTAAGTTTGAAGGAAATGTAATTATGTTTAGTAGAAGTTTTGTAGTTTGCTCTTTATTGCTCAAACATTTTCTTCCCTCATCCTTAGATTAATGCCTAAGCCTCTTTTGTTATCTTTTAGGTGAAGAACTTAGCAGAATCACCAGAAATTGTGGAGTCATCTGCACCAAATCTTTCGTTCGCCATACCTTCAGCTCTCTCAACACCATCCATCGATACTCTGCCTACCCATGCATATCTGGTTCTTCCTAACTCAACACCATCAAGGCGGGCCCGTCGTTCACCTGGACACCAGCTATTGCGACAAGTCTCTGATAGTCGAATCTTGCGACTGAAATCGCCAAATAACAACTCAATATCTGAAGGAAGACCGTCTTTTGTACTCTCCACTGGAAGCAACGACTTAGCAACTGGATCCCAATGTGGATCTTCTGATGGCTGGTCAATCCGCACCTTTTCTGAGCTTGTGGCGTCTTCACAAAGAGAAAGGTGGTCTTTTGATAGTGAGCACTTCGGCTCTGGCCATGGCAAGATAAGTGGATCCAGCAGCAGGTTCTCATATTCTCCCTCAGTAGAATTGCATTGTTGTGGAGCCTGCTCAAAGCTCCTAACAGAGAGATCTTCATGGAGTAGCCAGAAATTGCTCATCAGCAATGAGGTCCCAGTGGCTTCCGTGCTGGTCTGTGGGCATGCTTACCATGCTGAATGCCTGGAGACTATGACAGTGGAGGCTGACCGGTACGACCCGCCTTGCCCGGTTTGTACGGTTGGAGAGAAGGAAGTCtcaaaaatgtcaagaaaaGCTCTAAGAATAGAAGCAGAGTTAAAGGCAAAGAGCTATAAGATATCGAAAAACCGGGTTGTGGATAGTTACCTCGATTgtgattttgatgtttttgatcAGGATAAAGATGCTGAAAATAAGGGAAAAGTTGCCAAGATGGAACCCAGTTCTAGCACGAGGAGTTCGTTTGCGAGGCCTTTCTTGAGGCGGCACTTCTCTATTGGTTCCAAGTGGAGTAGATCCCTTTCAGAGAACGATTCTGCCAGGAAGAAGGGTTTTTGGGCAAGATATCGCAAAGATTGACCTGACCTCTCAAACTGGAAAGTGGTGAGTGAGAACCTCTCTCATTATAAGACGTTACGCTCACCATTTAGGATGTTTCTTACTTAAATTGTAGCCTAGCCTCCCtaataaatttagtttaaatattttgtttcttttgaggATTTTTCCAGCTATTTCAG encodes the following:
- the LOC132189568 gene encoding protein TIC 20-I, chloroplastic, encoding MILNGCTMPSGCGLLNSRAGKPTIARGSFFTCISCLPAKATFSSMSSRGSHQEGKPLLHLSAASTPLLSGDQGSLLRTIPLLPRRHRSHMTPRASKDVPYSFRFPPMTKKPRWWWRALACLPYLMPLHETWMYAETAYNLHPFLENFEFLTYPFLIAIGQLPSWFLMAYFFVAYLGVVRRKEWPHYFRFHVVMGMLLEIALQVIGTVSRWMPLAVYWGKVGLHFWTAVAFAYLFTVLECIRCALAGMYADIPFVCDAAYIQIPYD
- the LOC132190254 gene encoding uncharacterized protein LOC132190254 → MGSACCVAARDKTLAQGAVGETLHRNVIHSPSWSCRWDSRGRVAGEIENPSDHVSHAISRNYSMELKGSLDSERGNLSDVGSLMDNFGTPTSLKSPVHEGVDVNLMTPHSDLSMASNFSTEVKNLAESPEIVESSAPNLSFAIPSALSTPSIDTLPTHAYLVLPNSTPSRRARRSPGHQLLRQVSDSRILRLKSPNNNSISEGRPSFVLSTGSNDLATGSQCGSSDGWSIRTFSELVASSQRERWSFDSEHFGSGHGKISGSSSRFSYSPSVELHCCGACSKLLTERSSWSSQKLLISNEVPVASVLVCGHAYHAECLETMTVEADRYDPPCPVCTVGEKEVSKMSRKALRIEAELKAKSYKISKNRVVDSYLDCDFDVFDQDKDAENKGKVAKMEPSSSTRSSFARPFLRRHFSIGSKWSRSLSENDSARKKGFWARYRKD